In Nicotiana tabacum cultivar K326 chromosome 19, ASM71507v2, whole genome shotgun sequence, one DNA window encodes the following:
- the LOC107828330 gene encoding separase isoform X1, with translation MDSSTATALLTELQSSSKFTTNTYNNFSNYLHEFTTLSKPNKSSKPSKSTDFTTTIRSLAKQFLSFLNKALSLLPKRLSESPRIPDESASHLFDIYRLCLNCLECISSQLSCKPYTIQAQRVRYIHCLESWEKYEEAECEVLSVLKVLRDNAIGKTKAEKKKSNSVMSTQQRLLPQLGEENVDQEFALLIAEIVVTLVKCASLIQNKAVSEYHGLLDLVKEVAPWFKVLDTNAHDKLHRVLVTYLNRITMTMFGDVTKFSGDLVLEFCKEALCQIKNSSLNDQLFKFARKICSSIFSQELEECSGIVDPLKYVLDTMAAEMKVGKESRIIEILELFCYCAHKCRSVNANVCSTLAAQLEELAIHVKKHHIELAGSQDKPPTDLILGLYATGLLINESNIHSITQGNSRALSSDSKDMLQKLSSLLNFLKSYFEIDSKGSNTSQKRMLYILSYFAVLKFLCQPLAEYVISTRKEILSETEAVSCNTYLEIIHDVFKQYINVFLHHSAADSKQDHCDDTNKMLLHVAVATFTLSLRTKRDTKETVRFIKYLIPSEWIQANGLKYLVTSFYNIAVVLYRNKQMVEAAKALKLCCKASWNHVIRLCELFKHEPDKFQNDLSEDALIGFIDEACGKTAFLLEVLNHCRDLKVQKVLIDSLKSWSAAEHLFKKLPSPISIVKQFVKMELKVNNVDIEDGTTMLYSLLSPFVESKQALGIILEQELLAYRELNARNPRLCQEMCLKIIGVLLQKVYVSKDSYLQRCRVLIVKGEVLRANGFENLKDCIQCLTDGIAIVESSLKQKYCVANLACMNSASHLAAYAYCARALCTSEIEPNSKKLYEDIHAAARLWMSLNHCHAPDQCRMSDIMLNMLHQIVDLLSLKGYLEIHPDIYEMMIQIFRKNIPLEKSVSLLWRYRRLSHALCTSPVNEMFIKALSNHCGELSESLKYWMKCMEASQPQLIGFQQSFLTLALSSKVSRSHQSFLHCDITDDKVKLTAAELIHTVPLSSGAAFLSAYLYYDLSERLILNGRLVEALAYAKEAHCLRSKLLQENFFYQIEEQSEVYGLTAFQIYDPVAAKAWFPESVSFDFDGSILTPWTILQCYLESILQVGTVHEMLGNGTEAKALLVWGKNISCNQSLPLFIISFCCMLGKLYTKQHLWELAERELNTAKQTLAENYDAISCLKCRIILEVSIDLLIGDLWRLHHCDAVNSSTVEFLYSVKEKYRSAFEKLNNFGWEDSVGWPLGASSQHTKHQATSFANGAKDPSGLKELPSGKLDDAVEGRRTGKTKKESEHNLRMTRSRSHAMQKCESSVDDKHSSGAENMSCMCLKLKCWHHLPLEVLQSGSLSNFIYLKWELVRRQLSLRLLTTMGKCIGLSGDSHEAQKLFLQSVSLFSADSSCPKYSSLPLMSLVDQMGQDIWAVELARDHSVMLYHICCSILNSYSCKATRKTSCKECHVFSCIKLSKVISWLKLAFILSREIPLLSQKISRLLAAVYVLSTSDKSFSIPPSKAISESQWASFFHQASIGTRLNQHFFSCPLKKQKAEHVVDYEGSCSLTQQHLGSEEPNMFRLAPESVEDLEDFVSRFFESLPASTVVCLSLLGRSVSSLLTELLHSPHPIQSWVLLSRMSSPSQPITVILPAHSIVKEASDDVAQFTSSFPFEVKDKHWHCPWLSSVVDDVAPVFRDILENNYLSSSMHLLEDTTESRSSWWKWRKQLDQRLAKFLRNLEDSWLGPWRYLLLGELSECELLDSLVKKLYDHFRCKTGADVHKSLLKVILGAAKYAYEKENHISQMVLNKGCHLHGGGNGNSKVFGKTSTEVDNLCDSVYKSILDEAQEMVETESISRRPVILVLDLEVQMLPWENLPVLRNQQVYRMPSISSIRATLIKCCPYQQQVQLLKCYQGSPMEQGVPSHSIPLIDPLDSYYLLNPSGDLSSTQIEFESWFRDQDFEGKCGTAPAVEELAEALKSHDLFIYFGHGSGAQYIPEHEVKKLESCAATLLMGCSSGSLHLHGCYAPRGAALGYLLAGSPVIIANLWEVTDKDIDRFGKSMLDAILRERSNVSFRCDKCDTLSHKLESMKISYCKRTQRIKKEKDIAPDMCKNNTSTNHCKHRPKIGSFMGQARDACTLPFLIGAAPVCYGVPTGIISKKDL, from the exons ATGGATTCCTCCACCGCCACTGCTCTCCTCACTGAACTTCAATCTTCCTCCAAATTCACCACCAATACCTACAATAACTTCTCCAATTACCTCCACGAATTCACTACTCTCTCCAAACCAAACAAGTCCTCAAAACCCTCAAAATCCACCGACTTTACTACTACCATCCGTTCACTTGCCAAACAATTCCTTTCCTTCCTCAATAAAGCCCTAAGCCTTTTACCCAAACGTTTATCTGAATCCCCCAGAATTCCTGACGAATCTGCCTCTCACTTGTTCGATATTTACAGATTATGCCTTAACTGCCTTGAGTGTATCTCTTCGCAGCTGTCGTGTAAACCCTACACTATTCAAGCACAAAGAGTTCGGTACATTCATTGTCTGGAATCTTGGGAGAAATACGAGGAAGCCGAATGTGAAGTACTGTCTGTACTTAAGGTTCTTCGGGATAATGCCATTGGTAAAACCAAGGCAGAAAAAAAGAAGTCCAATTCAGTGATGTCAACGCAGCAGCGGTTATTGCCTCAGTTAGGCGAAGAGAACGTGGATCAAGAATTTGCTCTTTTGATTGCGGAGATTGTCGTTACGCTTGTTAAGTGTGCTTCTTTAATTCagaataaggcggtcagtgaatATCATGGACTTCTTGATTTGGTTAAAGAGGTTGCGCCATGGTTCAA GGTTTTGGATACAAATGCTCACGATAAATTGCATCGGGTGCTTGTGACATATTTGAACAGAATAACAATGACTATGTTTGGGGACGTTACAAAATTCAGTGGGGATTTGGTGCTGGAATTTTGTAAAGAAGCCTTGTGTCAAATTAAAAATTCATCATTAAACGATCAACTGTTCAAG TTTGCAAGGAAGATATGCTCTTCTATCTTCTCACAAGAACTTGAGGAATGCTCTGGGATTGTTGACCCCTTAAAATATGTGCTGGATACAATGGCTGCAGAAATGAAG GTCGGAAAGGAGAGCAGAATCATAGAAATTCTGGAGCTTTTTTGTTATTGCGCCCATAAATGCCGAAGTGTTAACGCAAATGTCTGTAGTACCCTGGCTGCCCAGTTAGAAGAGTTAGCCATTCACGTGAAAAAACATCACATTGAGTTAGCAGGTTCTCAG GATAAGCCACCCACTGATTTGATTCTGGGGCTTTATGCTACTGGATTGCTCATTAATGAGTCCAATATTCACTCCATTACCCAGGGAAATTCAAGAGCTCTTTCCTCTGATAGCAAGGACATGCTGCAAAAACTAAGTAGTTTGCTCAACTTTTTAAAATCGTACTTTGAAATAGACAGCAAAGGAAGCAACACTTCACAGAAGAGAATGCTTTATATTCTGTCTTATTTTGCTGTACTGAAGTTCCTGTGCCAGCCACTTGCCGAGTATGTTAtctcaacaaggaaagaaattCTTAGTGAAACAGAGGCTGTTTCCTGCAATACTTACTTAGAAATTATCCACGATGTGTTCAAGCAGTACATTAATGTCTTCCTACACCACAG TGCCGCTGATAGCAAGCAAGATCATTGTGATGATACTAACAAAATGTTACTTCATGTAGCAGTGGCTACTTTCACTCTTTCTCTACGAACAAAACGTGATACCAAG GAAACTGTTAGATTTATCAAGTATCTCATTCCAAGTGAATGGATTCAAGCCAATGGACTTAAGTATCTCGTCACCTCTTTTTACAACATCGCTGTTGTATTATACAGAAATAAGCAAATGGTAGAG GCTGCTAAAGCTCTGAAACTATGCTGCAAAGCATCTTGGAATCATGTGATACGTCTTTGTGAATTATTTAAGCATGAACCAGATAAATTTCAAAATGATCTGTCAGAAGATGCTCTGATTGGTTTCATTGATGAGGCTTGCGGGAAAACTGCTTTTCTTTTGGAGGTGCTTAATCATTGTAGAGATCTTAAGGTCCAAAAAGTCCTCATTGATAGCCTTAAAAGCTGGTCTGCTGCAGAGCATTTGTTCAAAAAACTGCCAAGTCCCATATCTATAGTGAAGCAGTTTGTGAAG ATGGAATTGAAGGTTAACAATGTGGATATTGAGGATGGTACCACTATGTTGTATTCTTTGTTGTCACCTTTTGTAGAATCAAAACAGGCTCTTGGAATCATTTTGGAGCAG GAGCTTCTGGCATATAGAGAATTGAATGCACGAAATCCAAGATTATGTCAGGAAATGTGCCTGAAAATAATAGGTGTTCTTTTACAAAAGGTGTATGTCTCCAAGGACAGCTATTTACAGAGATGTAGAGTCCTTATTGTTAAGGGAGAGGTGTTAAGAGCCAATGGATTCGAAAACCTGAAAGATTGCATTCAGTGCCTAACAGATGGAATAGCTATAGTG GAAAGTTCCTTAAAGCAGAAATACTGTGTAGCAAATTTAGCCTGCATGAATTCAGCTTCTCATCTGGCGGCCTATGCGTATTGTGCACGTGCATTATGTACCAGTGAGATTGAACCAAACTCAAAG AAACTTTATGAAGATATTCATGCTGCAGCTAGACTCTGGATGAGTCTCAATCACTGCCATGCACCTGATCAGTGTAGGATGTCTGATATTATGTTGAATATGTTGCATCAGATTGTCGACTTGTTATCACTAAAG GGCTACCTGGAAATTCATCCAGACATATATGAGATGATGATACAAATATTTAGGAAGAACATTCCATTAGAGAAGTCTGTGTCGTTACTATGGAGATATAGAAGACTTAGTCATGCTCTCTGTACTTCACCGGTGAATGAAATGTTCATCAAAGCATTGTCAAACCATTGTGGTGAACTTTCCGAGTCCCTCAAATATTGGATGAAGTGCATGGAAGCGTCTCAACCACAATTAATTGGGTTTCAGCAGAGCTTTTTAACCCTTGCTCTTTCTTCTAAAGTGTCTCGTAGTCATCAAAGTTTTCTCCACTGTGACATTACAGACGATAAAGTTAAGCTCACTGCTGCAGAGCTAATTCACACT GTTCCTTTATCCAGCGGTGCAGCCTTTCTTTCTGCTTATCTTTACTATGACTTGAGTGAGAGACTGATTCTAAATGGACGACTGGTTGAG GCCCTTGCTTATGCAAAAGAAGCCCATTGTTTACGAAGTAAACTTCTTCAAGAAAACTTCTTCTATCAGATAGAGGAGCAGAGTGAGGTATATGGTCTCACAGCCTTCCAGATATATGATCCAGTGGCTGCAAAGGCTTGGTTTCCTGAAAGTGTCTCCTTTGACTTTGATGGTTCTATACTTACTCCTTGGACTATCCTCCAATGTTATCTGGAAAGCATATTACAG GTTGGAACTGTTCATGAGATGCTTGGAAATGGAACTGAGGCTAAGGCACTTCTAGTATGGGGGAAAAACATCTCATGTAATCAGAGTTTGCCCCTCTTCATAATTTCATTCTGTTGCATGTTAG GAAAACTATACACTAAACAACATCTCTGGGAATTGGCAGAACGGGAGCTAAATACTGCTAAGCAAACATTGGCTGAAAACTATGATGCCATCTCTTGCCTAAAATGCAGAATTATTCTGGAAGTTTCAATTGATCTGCTAATAGGAGATCTATGGAGACTCCACCATTGTGATGCTGTAAATTCCTCTACTGTGGAATTTTTATATAGTGTTAAAGAGAAGTATAGATCTGCCTTTGAGAAGCTGAATAACTTCGGCTGGGAAGATTCTGTTGGTTGGCCCCTGGGAGCAAGTTCCCAGCACACCAAGCACCAGGCTACTTCATTTGCAAACGGTGCAAAAGATCCTTCAGGCTTGAAGGAGTTACCATCTGGCAAGCTGGATGATGCTGTTGAAGGGAGAAGGACTGGGAAGACCAAAAAAGAGTCTGAACATAATTTAAGGATGACACGGTCTAGATCTCATGCTATGCAAAAATGTGAAAGTTCTGTGGATGATAAACATTCAAGTGGTGCTGAAAACATGAGCT GTATGTGCCTCAAATTGAAGTGTTGGCACCATCTTCCTCTTGAAGTTCTCCAATCTGGATCTTTGAGTAATTTCATATACTTGAAATGGGAGCTTGTGCGCAGACAACTTTCACTGAGGCTTCTAACTACTATGG GAAAATGCATAGGTCTTTCTGGTGATAGCCATGAAGCACAAAAGCTTTTTCTGCAAAGTGTGTCACTGTTCAGTGCAGATTCATCCTGTCCCAAGTACTCTTCTCTGCCACTTATGTCCTTGGTTGACCAGATGGGACAGGATATTTGGGCGGTTGAATTGGCCCGTGATCATTCAGTTATGCTTTACCACATATGCTGTTCCATTTTGAATAGCTATTCTTGCAAGGCAACCAG AAAAACTAGCTGTAAAGAATGCCATGTTTTTTCATGCATCAAGTTATCAAAGGTTATTTCTTGGCTGAAGCTGGCCTTCATTCTCAGTCGTGAGATTCCTTTGCTTTCTCAGAAG ATTTCCAGGTTGCTTGCGGCAGTTTATGTACTTTCGACTTCTGATAAGTCTTTTAGTATACCACCTAGCAAAGCAATCTCTGAAAGCCAATGGGCATCGTTCTTCCATCAAGCTTCAATTGGTACTCGTCTCAATCAACACTTCTTTTCTTGCCCGTTGAAGAAGCAAAAAGCTGAACATGTTGTGGATTATGAG GGTTCCTGTTCTTTGACACAACAGCATCTAGGTTCAGAAGAACCTAACATGTTCAG GCTTGCACCTGAATCAGTTGAAGATCTTGAAGATTTTGTTTCGAGATTTTTTGAGAGCCTGCCTGCTAGTACAGTTGTCTGTCTTAGCTTGCTTGGACGCTCTGTTTCCAGTTTGTTGACTGAATTGTTGCATTCTCCGCACCCCATTCAATCATGGGTTCTGTTATCCCGCATGAGCTCACCTAGTCAGCCTATCACTGTAATTTTGCCCGCACATTCTATTGTAAAAG AAGCTTCAGATGATGTTGCCCAATTCACTTCCAGTTTTCCGTTTGAAGTCAAAGATAAGCACTGGCATTGCCCTTGGTTATCCAGCGTGGTTGATGATGTGGCACCCGTCTTTAGAGATATATTAGAGAACAATTACTTGTCCTCTTCTATGCACCTGTTAGAAGATACTACAGAGAGCAGATCATCATGGTGGAAGTGGAGGAAACAACTTGATCAGCGCCTTGCTAAATTTTTACG GAATCTAGAGGATTCATGGTTAGGTCCTTGGAGATACCTGCTTTTGGGCGAATTATCAGAATGTGAGCTCCTGGATTCACTAGTGAAGAAACTTTATGATCATTTTAGATGTAAAACTGGAGCTGATGTTCATAAAAGTCTTCTTAAAGTAATTCTCGGAGCTGCGAAGTACGCTTATGAGAAAGAAAATCACATTTCTCAGATGGTTTTAAATAAAGGATGTCACCTGCATGGAGGGGGTAATGGAAACTCCAAAGTGTTCGGTAAGACATCTACCGAAGTTGATAATCTCTGTGATTCAGTATACAAGTCTATACTTGATGAAGCCCAAGAGATGGTAGAGACTGAATCCATAAGTAGAAGACCAGTTATTCTTGTTTTGGATCTTGAGGTGCAG ATGCTTCCTTGGGAGAACCTACCAGTATTAAGAAACCAGCAGGTTTATCGCATGCCCTCAATTAGCAGCATCAGAGCAACCCTGATCAAGTGTTGCCCATATCAACAACAAGTTCAGTTGCTAAAGTGCTACCAAGGATCTCCTATGGAACAAGGGGTTCCATCACATTCCATTCCTTTGATTGATCCACTGGATTCCTATTATCTTTTGAATCCAAGTGGAGATCTTAGCAGCACGCAGATAGAATTTGAAAGCTGGTTCAGAGATCAGGATTTTGAG GGGAAGTGTGGAACTGCACCAGCAGTAGAAGAATTGGCTGAGGCCTTGAAGAGTCATGATCTTTTTATTTACTTTGGCCATGGAAGTG GAGCGCAATATATCCCTGAGCATGAGGTAAAGAAACTAGAGAGTTGTGCTGCTACTCTGCTTATGGGGTGCAGTAGTGGGTCACTGCATCTGCATGGATGCTATGCTCCTCGGGGTGCTGCCCTGGGCTATCTATTAGCAGGTTCTCCGGTTATAATTGCTAATTTATGGGAAGTGACAGACAAGGATATTGACAGATTTGGAAAGAGCATGCTTGATGCTATCCTGAGAGAAAGATCAAATGTTTCTTTTAGATGTGATAAATGTGATACTCTTTCACATAAACTCGAGTCAATGAAAATTAGTTACTGCAAAAGAACTCAAAGGATAAAAAAGGAGAAAGATATAGCACCTGATATGTGTAAAAACAATACATCTACTAACCACTGTAAACACAGACCAAAGATTGGATCATTCATGGGGCAAGCTAGAGATGCATGCACTCTCCCTTTTTTGATTGGAGCAGCTCCAGTTTGTTATGGTGTCCCCACTGGAATAATCAGCAAAAAGGATTTGTAG